The sequence below is a genomic window from Lolium perenne isolate Kyuss_39 chromosome 7, Kyuss_2.0, whole genome shotgun sequence.
CGGTTTGTGATAAAATGGCTGATGCTCTTGTGCCGTCTGAGTATGTCCGGGCAGGGTTCCTACTTTTGCCCATGCTTTGTTGCCAGCTGAGCAGAGTGGTTAATAGAAATCTCCATTAAAAAATTTACTGTTCACGCGCCACAAAATCTAATACAATGTTGGGAATCTAATTAGAGCATCTTCACCAGCGCCGCTAAATAGGCGTCGGCAGCTGCGCTGGTAGTGCGCTATGGGGACGCCGGCACCCGCTCCCCAATTTGAGGAGGGCTCTCCCACACCTGTTACCCTAAACCGGTGCTCCCAATAGCAACTAAAACAATTTCTGATTTAAAACACGATGGATTTCATTAATATTtttacaaagttcaacaaatttaaactaaaaaacaGTAAAACCTAATCTAATGACGTCGGTCGAACACGCTGAAGTCAAGGTTGTTGCGCCGCCACGGCCGTCGCCGTCAGAGGAAGAGCTAGCCGAAGTCAAAGTTGCTGCTCTCGTTGTCGTCCTCCATTTTTACCGCCCGTGGTAGCGGTGGCGGAAGAACCGGCGAGAGGAGAGGCGCCCACGCGGCGGTGAATGGACCTCCTCCTTCTTTACTGGCGCCGAGGAAGAAGTGTGGTTGACGACACATAATAGATTCTAGATGTCCATGATATGCATAGAAGATACCGAAGAGAACAACTGGAGTCAAACAACGGTTGGTTGTTTGTCTGACGACAACTCGGGCTCGAATTTGTTGCAGTCGCAATCTCCAAGGGCCTCCTTTGTGCTCCATACCAGTTGATGCCCCGCGGTTGACTATCCCAACGGTCTTATGCACCTGAGGTTTGCGAGCATTGAGCTGTAGATATTGAGTAGCCTTCACCGAACTCAAACTCAAAGGGTTTTCGCTGTCAAATCTGAGGATCAACAACGAAGGTGCTGTTGTCGTCCACCTCCGGTAACACACCCCGAACAACAAGAGGACAGTATCTTCGACATGAGTGTCATCAATCAGCGGCAAGCTTGTGCAACCATAGCATGTAAGATACGCTTGCTCAAATAGACCTACTGGACTGCCATTGATTGAATATTGTTGTGTATGAACATATATACAAATGCTGCAAATATGTAACACATGATTCCAGAAATATTTGCTTCGGGCAGCATAACCAGTAGACCCTGATCTAAACTTTGAGATCTCCCTATAAATCTCATTCCACAAAGAGAGATCATGCTGTGACAGGAGCAGCGGCGACAGGTCTCGGGCCGAGCATTTTAAGACTTGACTCCACGAGCGCACCCACCGACCCATCTCTCCATTCTCCGCGCGCTCGGCCAGGTGACACCCAGCGCTGCGATGCCGTTCCTGAGCCCCCTTGCCGGCGACGACGCCGACGACTACTACTATGGCTACGACGCCGGGTACCgccgcggcagcggcggcggcaccGGGAAGAGCGCCAAGAAGGACAAGGGCATCTTCTCCTGCCTCCCCTGTTTCACCCCCATCTGTAATCGCTTCTCCCCTCTTTCTTCTTGCCCGACAAGGGTTTCTTGGCTGCTAATCTGCGCCTCTTTCTTGGTTTCTTGCCAACCAGCGCCCGGAGCGGCGGACCCGGCGGCGTACCGCCGCCTCCTCTCCTCCGACTCCAGCGACAGCGACAACGTCGGCGTCGTCGACCTCACCGCCGACCTGGCCCGCCTCCGCCTGCGCTACTCCCGCCTCGCCGCCGGCCCGCCCGTCCGCCCGCGCGACGTCCCCGCCCTCGTCGCCCGCCCGGACGACCcgccgctcgccgtcgccgcgctCTCCTGGCTCGGCGGCGACCTCCGCCCCTCCTGCATCCTCCGCACCCTCCTCCCGGCGCTCTTCCCCTCCCTGCCCTCCCACGCCCGCGACGCGCtctccg
It includes:
- the LOC127314440 gene encoding uncharacterized protein, coding for MPFLSPLAGDDADDYYYGYDAGYRRGSGGGTGKSAKKDKGIFSCLPCFTPISPGAADPAAYRRLLSSDSSDSDNVGVVDLTADLARLRLRYSRLAAGPPVRPRDVPALVARPDDPPLAVAALSWLGGDLRPSCILRTLLPALFPSLPSHARDALSAAARRLQAREAALDGEVAEYQATYAMKLACENTKDGFADTAAEEVCKMARAARRADKLRWRAVEAAVKEVLAPAQAKEFLKAVEDVAAKVGRHGARWHARAGPLSVPVEAFDRMRANARAAADDAW